The following is a genomic window from Pseudothermotoga thermarum DSM 5069.
ATTGTGAAAAAAGCGCAGCCTGAAGTAGGGCTGCGCTTAAATGAGATCGAAAAATTTGTTGAAAGGCTAAACTCTTGATTTTTTCTCTGCTTTTTTGGTTGTTTCTTTGGCTTGGGAAGTGTTTGAACCATAAATTACTTTCGTTTGATTTTTGGCAGCTTGTAGCTGCCTTTCTTTTTCTGCTTTTTCAAGTTTTCCTTTGTAGAGGAACTTGATTGCCATCATTTCAATTATTCCGTGGTTATCCATGCGTATCCCCCTTTCTCTTGGTTTTGCTTTCGATAGGTATTTCTCTTTACTTTAAAAATTTTTAGGTCTTTCTGAGAAAATATTAAAATATGGTTTGATATTTGTCAAGTAACTTTTTTTATAATCGTGGCCTTACACCTTATATTTCAAATAAGTTGAGGGTATATATGAGGATTTTTGATATACTGTGGAAATATTTTGAAGGTGGGAGCCACAGGAGAAAAGACGAACAAACGGATATGAAGAACTTGCAAGATGTTTTAACTATCAACAAAATAGAAAAACTGTTTGAACGAAAACGTTCGGCGGGGCTGATTGAGGTCAAGTTGCTTGCCTTGCTTTCACTAGTGATGAGAACGTTGTTTTTCTTGTCATAAGTTTGTCAAAGGAAATCGACAAGGAATGTTTTTTTTTGGTTGGTATCTCACAAATGAAGACTGGCTGGGTTGCCAGTCTTCATTTTTTGTACTTTGTGACATTTCTGAGAAAGTTTCTTCGCCATTCTTTGTCTTTTTCTTCTTCAACACCTTTGACGGCAAAACCATCGACTACCCCAACAACTCCCCTTCCTTGCTCAGTTTTGACGACGATGACTTGAAGTGGGTTTGCAGTAGCAGCAAAGATTCTGCAAACTTCTTGGACATTTTTAATTTGATTTAAAACGTTGATGGGATAACCGTTCTTGATAACTATCACAAAAAGATGCCCTGCACCTATCTTTTGTGCGTTTTCAATTGCCACTTTTGTTAACTCCTCGTCGTTACCTTCGTACCTCACCAAACACGGTCCACTCGCTTCGTTGAAAGCTATCCCAAATTTCAAGTTTGGATTCGTGGTGACCAAAACTTCGTAAAGGTCCTCAATGGTTTTGATAAAGTGGGAATGACCGATTATAACGTTCGCACCCTCTGGAATGTTCACTTGAACAATTTCAAATTCCACATTTTCACCCCCTGTAATAATTATGTCATAAAATTTTACATCACATACCCGGATTTTCGTGTAAGATTAAAGTGTAAAAATGAATATCCCTCCCACGTTGGGAGAATGCTCTTGTATAATTCCGAGAATATGGCTCGGAAGTCTCTACCGGACAGCCGTAAACTGTCCTGGCTACAAGGGCGTAATTTTTTTACATGAAAAAATCGGTAGAGACAGGGCTACCGATTTTTCTTTATTGTTAAAAAGTGAGGGAAAGTGATGAAAATAGCCGTTGTGGTTGGCAGCGAAGATGATTTGAAGGCTTTACAGGAGGCTTTTGATATTTTAAAAGACTTTTCTGTCGCCTACGACGTTTTTGTTCTCCCTGCACACAAGGCTACGCAAGAAATCTTTGAACTTGCAAAAAATGTTGAAGCAAACGGCTATGAGGTGGTCATAGTTGCTGCCGGCACGTTGGCTTACTTGCCCGCGCTTGTGGCTGCAAACACCTCTTTACCAGTCATAGGTGTACCAATTGCATCCTTTTCCTTAAGTGGTCTGAACGTGCTTTTCTCGGCATCTCAAATGCCTCCCGAAATTCCCGTTGCAACCGTGGCGATAAACAATGTCAAGAACGCCGCCTTACTTGCGGTAGAAATTTTGGCTTTGAAAGATCAACATCTGAGAGCAAAACTTCTACAATACCGAGACGAGATGAAAAAGAGTGTCCTTGAAAAGAACAAGGAGTTGTTTGAAAAGGAGTGATTTAGGTGAAAAAGATGCTCATCTATGAGGGGAAAGCCAAAAGAGTTTATTCTACCGACGACGAAAATCTTTTGATCATTGAGTACAAAGACGAAGCAACTGCTTTTGACGGGAAAAAACGTGGAATAATACCAAACAAGGGTATTCTGAACAACAAAATATCCGCCATATTATTCGAATATTTGCAAGCAAATGGCGTTAAAACTCATTTTGTAAAGCTGCTTTCAGACAGAGAACAGCTTGTCAAAAGAGTAAAAATAATACCCATTGAGGTTATCGTGAGAAACATAGCTGCAGGTAGTCTTTCAAAAAGGTTGGGATTACCCGAGGGAATGGAACTCAAACACACAGTCTTGGAGTTTTGCTACAAAAACGACGAGTTAGGTGATCCGATGATAAACCACTATCACGCTGTGGCGATGGAACTGGCAACTTGGCAGGAACTGAACGAAATCGAACAGATTG
Proteins encoded in this region:
- a CDS encoding adenosine-specific kinase; the protein is MEFEIVQVNIPEGANVIIGHSHFIKTIEDLYEVLVTTNPNLKFGIAFNEASGPCLVRYEGNDEELTKVAIENAQKIGAGHLFVIVIKNGYPINVLNQIKNVQEVCRIFAATANPLQVIVVKTEQGRGVVGVVDGFAVKGVEEEKDKEWRRNFLRNVTKYKK
- the purE gene encoding 5-(carboxyamino)imidazole ribonucleotide mutase, producing the protein MKIAVVVGSEDDLKALQEAFDILKDFSVAYDVFVLPAHKATQEIFELAKNVEANGYEVVIVAAGTLAYLPALVAANTSLPVIGVPIASFSLSGLNVLFSASQMPPEIPVATVAINNVKNAALLAVEILALKDQHLRAKLLQYRDEMKKSVLEKNKELFEKE
- the purC gene encoding phosphoribosylaminoimidazolesuccinocarboxamide synthase — encoded protein: MLIYEGKAKRVYSTDDENLLIIEYKDEATAFDGKKRGIIPNKGILNNKISAILFEYLQANGVKTHFVKLLSDREQLVKRVKIIPIEVIVRNIAAGSLSKRLGLPEGMELKHTVLEFCYKNDELGDPMINHYHAVAMELATWQELNEIEQIALKVNELLKKLFAEKNIILVDFKLEFGKHNGEILLADEISPDTCRFWDALTKEKLDKDRFRRDLGNVEEAYWEIYNRLTKGV